A genome region from Flavobacterium sp. CFS9 includes the following:
- a CDS encoding FAD:protein FMN transferase — MLIKKSILTSSLFLLLILCGLTSNAQVLRKRTTLLMGGRFDISIVAKDSLTAEQSINEVIAEITRIENLISDWKSDSQVSEVNQNAGIRPVKVDREVFELTQRALQFSEATKGGFDISFAAMDRIWKFDGSMTEMPSAEAIKKSVEKVGYKNIILDSIQSTIFLKLKGMKIGFGALGEGYATDKCRNMMLAKGIKAGIVNGSGDMTAWGRQPNGKDWNIGMTNPFHPDTLFAVVPLNDGAVTTSGSYEKFVVFNGKRYSHIINPATGYPATGLCSVSVFGPNAETANGLSTSLMVLGQKAGLLLLKKYPDYSCVMITDNGKLVKSKNFKIKKFKAKL, encoded by the coding sequence ATGCTGATCAAAAAATCAATTCTTACTTCTTCCTTGTTTTTACTGCTGATACTATGCGGTCTGACCAGTAATGCACAGGTTTTACGAAAAAGAACCACACTGCTCATGGGAGGACGTTTTGACATTTCGATCGTTGCAAAAGATTCACTTACCGCAGAACAAAGTATTAACGAAGTAATTGCTGAAATCACACGAATAGAAAATCTCATCTCCGACTGGAAATCTGATTCGCAGGTTTCTGAGGTCAATCAGAATGCGGGAATCCGTCCAGTAAAGGTAGATCGTGAAGTTTTTGAACTCACCCAAAGAGCATTACAATTTTCTGAGGCTACCAAAGGCGGTTTCGACATTAGTTTTGCCGCAATGGACCGAATCTGGAAATTTGACGGATCGATGACGGAAATGCCTTCTGCCGAGGCCATCAAAAAATCTGTAGAAAAAGTAGGTTACAAAAATATTATCCTCGACAGCATTCAATCGACCATATTCCTGAAACTAAAAGGAATGAAAATTGGATTTGGCGCTTTGGGAGAGGGTTATGCAACTGATAAATGCCGAAATATGATGCTTGCAAAAGGCATCAAAGCCGGAATCGTAAACGGCTCAGGCGATATGACGGCATGGGGAAGACAGCCTAACGGAAAAGACTGGAACATTGGCATGACGAATCCTTTTCATCCTGATACTTTGTTCGCTGTTGTTCCATTAAACGATGGAGCTGTAACTACCTCCGGAAGCTATGAAAAGTTTGTAGTTTTTAATGGCAAGCGTTATTCGCATATTATCAATCCCGCAACCGGATATCCTGCTACGGGTTTGTGTAGTGTTTCTGTTTTTGGTCCTAACGCGGAAACTGCAAATGGGTTAAGTACTTCTCTTATGGTTTTAGGACAAAAAGCAGGACTTCTTCTTTTAAAAAAATATCCCGACTATAGCTGTGTCATGATCACCGATAATGGAAAATTAGTCAAATCCAAAAATTTCAAAATCAAAAAATTCAAGGCTAAACTTTAA